CACGTCGTCCGGCTTCAGGGCGGCCAGGCGCTCGTCCACCACCGAGGCGTCCACGTCGTCGCCCCGGGCGGCCAGGGCCTCCAGGGACACCACGTCGGACCGGTCGATCCCCTGGATCGCTTCGGGCTCGAACACCACCAGGAGCTCCAGCCCTTCCACCTGGTCGAGGAGGGGGAGGCACTTCTCCACCTGCTCGGCGTCCGACACGAACAGCACGCGGGTGCCGCTTCGCTCGAGCAGCTTCTTGACCTCGGGCCGGGTGAGGGAGGGGTACAGGGGCACGCATACCGCCCCGGCCGTCAAGATGCCGGTGTCGGCCACGGCCCACTCGTACCGGCTGTGGCTCAGGATGGCCACCCGGTCACCGGTCTGGATGCCCCGGCCGGCCAGGGCCCGGGCGACGCGGGTGGCGAAGGTGTAGTATTCGCCCCACGTGACCTCTTGGTATGCGCCCCCCCGCTTCACCAGGAAGCAGCGGTTGTGGGTCCACCGGTCGTGGCGTTCGCGGATCATCTGGGGTAGGGTCATGGGCCTTCTCCTGAATGAACATTCATTCGGGGGCGGGATGCTAGATGAATGAGCCCTCAATGTCAACCCAAGTAAACTGGGTTTTGGGCAAAAGTCCAGGGTCGAATTTCAACTCTACGAAAACTATTTGGAATTCTTGCAGAAACCACAGAAGATATAGGGAAGGGCACCCTTCCGGCGCGGTTCGCGGCGGTGCCGGGAGGGGATACCGAGACGCCGTTCCCGCAGAGGTGGTGCGCATGGGGTCCGCAGTTCGGGTCGCGTTGATCGAGCCGTTTTTCGGGGGGAGCCATCGGGCCGTGGCCGAGGGCTGGATTCGTCACACCCGACACGAGATCCGGGCGTTCACCCTGCCGCCGCGGTTCTGGAAATGGCGGATGCGCGGGGCGGCCTTCGAGGTGGCTCGCCGCCTGTCGGCAGGGGCGGGGGAGTGGGACGTGGTGTGGGCCACGTCGCTCATGGACGTGGCCCACCTGCGGGCCCTGCTGCCCCGCAGGATCCCCACGGCCGTGTACTTCCACGAGAACCAGGTGGCGTATCCCGCCCGGCCCGGGGAGGATCCGCCGGAACGGGACCTCCAGTACGCCTTCACGAACCTGGCCAGCGCCCTGGCCGCGGATCGGGTGCTGTTCAACTCGGCGTTTCAGCGGGACGCCTTCCTGACGGGGCTGTCGGCGCTCGTGCGACGCATGCCGGACGCGGAGCCCCGGTGGGCCGTGGACGCGATCGCGCAGAAGTCCGAGGTGCTGTGGCCCGGCGTGGATCTGGCGGACGTGCCGGCTCCCTTCCCGCGGCCGCCCGGCCCGCTCACCATCCTGTGGAACCATCGGTGGGAGCACGACAAGGCCCCCGAGGTGTTCTTCGGGGTCCTGACGTCCTTAGCGGACGAGGGGGTTCCGTTCCGGGTGGCGGTGGCGGGAGAGCGGTTCGGGCGGGTCCCGGCCGTGTTCGCGCGGGCCAGGGAGCGCCTGGCCGACCGGATCGTGCACTGGGGGTACGTGGAGGACCGGCGGGAGTACACCGGGTTGTTGGCCCGGTGCCAGGTGGTGGTGAGCACCGCGCGGCAGGAGAACTTCGGCCTCAGCGTGGTCGAGGCGGCCTACGCCGGCGCCCACCCCCTGGTGCCCGCCCGCCTGGCCTATCCCGAGGTGGTGCCGGAGCCGTTGCGGGAGCGGTGTCTGTGGCAGGACCAGGCCGACCTGCACCACCGGCTGCGGGCCCTGTGTCTGGGGACGGAAAACCCATTGGATCCCCGGGTGTTACGGGAAGGGTTCTCGCGATACGCCTGGAAGGTGCGCGTAACGGCGTTTGACGAAACCGTGCTGCGCCTTTCCGGTTTGACCCGAGATGTGGTATAAATAGAAACCTTTCCGGGGAGAAGCCGTGCGACCCACCTTCTGGCTCGTAGCCCTCGTCCTGGCGCTCGCGCTCGCCATGCTCCTGACCCTGTGGGCCGGTCACACGGGCCGGATCCGGACGCTGCACGGCGCCGAGGGTACGGCTCCGGCCCCGGTCAGGAATCGAGCCTCGTGAGACGGTACCCCCGGGTCCCCAGGCCGATCCGCTCGGCGTGGGCGAGTTGGACGGACCAGTCGATCTGGGGGTACACCCCCCGGAACTTGTCCCCCCCGGGCTCGCGGTTGGACCGGAGGGCCGAGTCCTCCCGGCCGGGGCAGGCATTGACGAGATCGACCGAGGCCTGGTCGATGGCCACCGGGTCGCGGCCGGCGGTGAGCCCGACGTCGGGCACGATGGCGGCGTCGTTGTGGCCGTGGCAGTCACACGCCGGGCTGACCTGGGTCAGGAAGTTCAGGAACACGGCTCGGTCCTGTTTCCCGTGGAGCGCGGCCAATGCGTACTCGGCCATCTTCTCCTGCATGGTGAGCGGGCCCTCGGTCCACCGGATCTGGATCGCGCCCGTGGGGCAGGTGAGGATGCATTCCCCGCAGCCGACGCATCGGTCGGGATGGATCCGGGCCTTCTCGTCGACGGTGATGGCGGCGTGAGCGCACCACTTGACGCACTCTCCACAGGCGACGCACCGTTTCGCCTTGACCTTAGGCGAGACGTCCGAGTGCTGGGCCAGCTTGCCCTCGCGGGTGGCGCACCCCATGCCGAGATTCTTGATGGCCCCGCCGAACCCCGCGACGTCGTGCCCCTTGAAGTGGGTCAACACCACCAACGCGTCGGCGTGCACGATCTCGGCGGCCACCGAGGCTTCGCGGAAGTGCTTGCCCGAAACGGGGATCTTCAGGCCGGTGTTCCCCCGGAGCCCCCCCGCGATGACGACCGGGGCCACGACCGTGGCGTAGGAGAACCCGTGAAGCACGGCGGTCTCCAGGTGGCTCACCGCGTCGGTGCGGCTTCCCCGGTACAGGGTGTTGGTGTCGGTCAGGAACGGTTTGGCCCCCAGCTCCTTGAGCAGGTCCACCACGCGCCGGACGAACACCGGCCGCAGGAACGAGGCGTTGCCCCGCTCACCGAAATGGAGCTTGACGGCCACCAGGTCCCCGGTGCGCACGCACCGTTCGATGCCGGCCCGCCGCAGCAGATCCTCGATCTTGTCGAACAGGGTGCGGCGGTGGCGGGTCCGAAGGTCGGCGAAGAAGATCTCGGAGTCCATGTCCGTGTCTCCCGCGGATAGGGTTCGAGGGGGGAACCGGCTGTGAAGCGTAATATACCGGCCCCTCCGGCGTCCATCGGCACCGGAGGAGACCGGGGAGAGATACTTCCCAGGGTGCTGCGGCCTCGCGGGTCGCGGAAGGAGGCAGGGTGATGTTCCGGATCGGCGACAAGGTGGTGTACCCGGGGCACGGCGTGGGCGAGGTGGTGGCCATCGAGTCCCGAGAGATGATGGGCAACCGGATGGATGTGTACGTCCTGAGGATCCTCGACAAGGGGATGACCATCATCGTGCCGGTGGCCAAGAGCGAGGAGGTGGGGCTGCGGGAGGTCATGGGAGGGGAGGAGATCGACCGGGTGTTCCACGTGCTCCGGGAGCGCAACCGGGTGAGCGACGGCCAGACCTGGAACCGCCGGTTCCGCGCCTACAGCGAGAAGATCCGCACCGGCTCCGCGCTGGAGATCGCCAAGGTCCTGCGCGACCTGTACCTGCTGCGGGCCGGCAAGAGCCTTTCGTACGGAGAGAAGCGCATGCTCAACACGGCCATGGAGCTGCTGGCCCAGGAGATCGCCGTGGCCAGCGGCGAGCCGCCCCAGCGGGCCGAGGCCCGGATCCTCTCCGCCTTCTCGGACGTGTCGGCGAAGCCGGAGGGGTAGGGGTGGCTGGGATCTGGGTGCGGGCGATCCTGCTCGGGATCTGCCTGGCGGCCGGGGCCCTCGCGGGCCCCGCTTTCCTTCCGGGGCAGGCCGGGCGGTGGGCCGGCTTGGGAGGGGGGCTGGGGGTGTTCCTGGCCGCCTGGGGGGCCGAG
This is a stretch of genomic DNA from Deferrisoma camini S3R1. It encodes these proteins:
- a CDS encoding DUF362 domain-containing protein produces the protein MDSEIFFADLRTRHRRTLFDKIEDLLRRAGIERCVRTGDLVAVKLHFGERGNASFLRPVFVRRVVDLLKELGAKPFLTDTNTLYRGSRTDAVSHLETAVLHGFSYATVVAPVVIAGGLRGNTGLKIPVSGKHFREASVAAEIVHADALVVLTHFKGHDVAGFGGAIKNLGMGCATREGKLAQHSDVSPKVKAKRCVACGECVKWCAHAAITVDEKARIHPDRCVGCGECILTCPTGAIQIRWTEGPLTMQEKMAEYALAALHGKQDRAVFLNFLTQVSPACDCHGHNDAAIVPDVGLTAGRDPVAIDQASVDLVNACPGREDSALRSNREPGGDKFRGVYPQIDWSVQLAHAERIGLGTRGYRLTRLDS
- a CDS encoding tRNA-queuosine alpha-mannosyltransferase domain-containing protein — translated: MGSAVRVALIEPFFGGSHRAVAEGWIRHTRHEIRAFTLPPRFWKWRMRGAAFEVARRLSAGAGEWDVVWATSLMDVAHLRALLPRRIPTAVYFHENQVAYPARPGEDPPERDLQYAFTNLASALAADRVLFNSAFQRDAFLTGLSALVRRMPDAEPRWAVDAIAQKSEVLWPGVDLADVPAPFPRPPGPLTILWNHRWEHDKAPEVFFGVLTSLADEGVPFRVAVAGERFGRVPAVFARARERLADRIVHWGYVEDRREYTGLLARCQVVVSTARQENFGLSVVEAAYAGAHPLVPARLAYPEVVPEPLRERCLWQDQADLHHRLRALCLGTENPLDPRVLREGFSRYAWKVRVTAFDETVLRLSGLTRDVV
- a CDS encoding CarD family transcriptional regulator — its product is MFRIGDKVVYPGHGVGEVVAIESREMMGNRMDVYVLRILDKGMTIIVPVAKSEEVGLREVMGGEEIDRVFHVLRERNRVSDGQTWNRRFRAYSEKIRTGSALEIAKVLRDLYLLRAGKSLSYGEKRMLNTAMELLAQEIAVASGEPPQRAEARILSAFSDVSAKPEG